The following is a genomic window from Kineosporiaceae bacterium.
GCCTGAGCTGTCGGGCCTGAACCCGCCCTCGTCCGCGTCGTGGACACGGCACCGCCCGACGCCGGTTCGCCGAGTACCCTGCCCCGCATGGACGCCATTCGCCTCGCAGTGATCGCCGGTGACGGAATCGGCCCCGAAGTTGTCGCCGAGGGCCTGAAGGCCCTGCGCACGGCACTGGACGGCGAGGTGAGTGTCGAGACCACCGATTACGACCTCGGTGCCCGCCGCTGGCACGCCACCGGCGAGACCCTGCCCGAGGGTGCGCTGGCCGAGATCCGTGGGCACGACGCGATCCTGCTCGGTGCCATCGGTGACCCGGGCGTGCCCAGCGGAGTGCTGGAGCGAGGGCTGTTGCTGCGGTTGCGGTTCGAGCTGGACCACTACGTCAACCTGCGTCCCGCCAAGCTGTACCCGGGTGTGGTCTCGCCGCTGGCCAACCCCGGCGACATCGACTTCGTCGTGGTCCGCGAGGGCACCGAGGGTCCGTACACCGGCAACGGGGGCGCGCTGCGGGTCGGTACGCCGCACGAGGTCGCCACCGAAGTCAGCGTCAACACCGCCTTCGGAGCCGAGCGGGTCATCCGGGATGCCTTCGCGCGCGCGGCGAACCGACCCCGGCGTCACCTCACCCTGGTGCACAAGCACAACGTGCTGAGCTTCGCCGGGCACCTGTGGCGGCGCACCGTCGAGCGGGTCGGGCTGGACTTCCCCGAGGTCACCACCGCCTACCAGCACGTCGACGCGGCGACCATCTTCATGGTCAACGACCCGACGCGGTTCGACGTGATCGTCACCGACAACCTGTTCGGCGACATCATCACCGACCTGGCGGCGGCCATCGCCGGCGGGATCGGCCTCGCGGCGTCCGGGAACATCAACCCCGACCGCTCGGTGCCGTCGATGTTCGAGCCGGTGCACGGTTCGGCCCCCGACATCGCCGGGCAGGGCAAGGCCGACCCGACCGCCACCGTGATGTCGGTGGCGATGCTGCTCGAGCACCTGGGCCACGACAAGGCGGCCGCGCGGGTGGAGCAGGCGGTAGCCACCGACCTCGCCGAGCGCGGGTCGGCCGTCCGGACGACCGCGCAGATCGGCGACGCCATCGCCGCCCGCATCTGACGTGACCCCCGAGGAGTTCCCGATGTCTGCCCTGACCTTCGCCGGCAAGCCGTTCCAGATCACCCCGAACCAGAACCCGGCGAGCGCCGAGCGCCGCGCCGAGATCCTGGCGGATCCCGGCTTCGGCAAGCACTTCAGCGACCACATGATCCGCTCGACCTGGACGACGGAGGGTGGCTGGGGCACTGCCGAGCTGCAGCCCTACGGGCCGCTCACACTCGACCCGGCGGCCGCCGTCCTGCACTACGCGCAAGAGATCTTCGAGGGGCTCAAGGCCTACCGGCGCGTCGACGGCAGCATCTGGTCGTTCCGCCCCGAGGCCAACGCGGCACGGATGCAGCGCTCGGCGCGGCGGCTGGCGTTGCCGGAGCTGGCCACGGAGGACTTCCTCGCCGCGCTCGACCTGCTGGTGGCCACGGACGCCGCGTGGGTGCCCGAGAGTGCACCCGGTCAGGAGCGCTCGTACTACCTGCGCCCGTTCATGTATGCCTCCGAGCCGTTCCTGGGGGTGCGTCCGGCGGCGACCATCGAGTTCCTGCTGATCGGCTGCCCGGTCGGGTCGTACTTCTCCGGTGGGGTCAGGCCGGTCTCGATCTGGTTGTCGTCGGCCTACACCCGGGCGGCCCGGGGCGGCACCGGCGAGGCCAAGTGCGGCGGCAACTACGCGGCGTCCCTGGCACCGATGCTCGAGGCCGGCCGGCACGGGTGCGACCAGGTGTGCTTCCTGGACGCTGCCGAGAACCGCTGGGTCGAGGAACTCGGCGGCATGAACCTGTACTTCGTCACCCGGGACGGCCGGCTCATCACCCCCGAGCTGGGCACGATCCTCGAAGGGGTCACCCGCAGCTCGATCCTGACCCTGGCCAAGGGGCTCGGCCTGGACGTCGAGGAGCGCAAGGTCGATATCGCCGAGTGGCGTGACGGCGTGGCGAGCGGTGAGATCACCGAGGTCTTCGCCTGTGGCACCGCGGCGGTGATCACCCCGGTCGGCAAGCTGGTCTGGGACGGCGGCGAGGTCGCCTCGCCCAATCCCGGGGCCGAGGACTCGGTGACGATGCGGCTGCGCC
Proteins encoded in this region:
- a CDS encoding 3-isopropylmalate dehydrogenase; the encoded protein is MDAIRLAVIAGDGIGPEVVAEGLKALRTALDGEVSVETTDYDLGARRWHATGETLPEGALAEIRGHDAILLGAIGDPGVPSGVLERGLLLRLRFELDHYVNLRPAKLYPGVVSPLANPGDIDFVVVREGTEGPYTGNGGALRVGTPHEVATEVSVNTAFGAERVIRDAFARAANRPRRHLTLVHKHNVLSFAGHLWRRTVERVGLDFPEVTTAYQHVDAATIFMVNDPTRFDVIVTDNLFGDIITDLAAAIAGGIGLAASGNINPDRSVPSMFEPVHGSAPDIAGQGKADPTATVMSVAMLLEHLGHDKAAARVEQAVATDLAERGSAVRTTAQIGDAIAARI
- a CDS encoding branched-chain amino acid aminotransferase; amino-acid sequence: MSALTFAGKPFQITPNQNPASAERRAEILADPGFGKHFSDHMIRSTWTTEGGWGTAELQPYGPLTLDPAAAVLHYAQEIFEGLKAYRRVDGSIWSFRPEANAARMQRSARRLALPELATEDFLAALDLLVATDAAWVPESAPGQERSYYLRPFMYASEPFLGVRPAATIEFLLIGCPVGSYFSGGVRPVSIWLSSAYTRAARGGTGEAKCGGNYAASLAPMLEAGRHGCDQVCFLDAAENRWVEELGGMNLYFVTRDGRLITPELGTILEGVTRSSILTLAKGLGLDVEERKVDIAEWRDGVASGEITEVFACGTAAVITPVGKLVWDGGEVASPNPGAEDSVTMRLRRTLVDLQYGRTEDVHGWMRRLV